From Scylla paramamosain isolate STU-SP2022 chromosome 18, ASM3559412v1, whole genome shotgun sequence, one genomic window encodes:
- the LOC135109022 gene encoding macrophage migration inhibitory factor homolog, which produces MPILEVSTNLPKEKVTPEVLSGLSKMVSEILDITESYCMMHVLPDQLMTFGGTSEPCAVVRLSSIGRLGVELNKKHAAKIFAFMDKHLGISNDRMFMVFQDLDTSTVGYKGTTFHELYGR; this is translated from the exons ATGCCTATTCTCGAGGTGTCCACGAACCTGCCCAAGGAGAAGGTGACCCCAGAAGTGCTCAGCGGCCTCAGCAAGATGGTCAGCGAGATACTCGACATAACCGAGAGT TACTGCATGATGCACGTCCTGCCTGACCAGCTGATGACTTTCGGCGGCACCAGTGAGCCGTGCGCGGTGGTCAGACTGAGTTCCATCGGCAGGCTGGGCGTGGAGCTAAACAAGAAGCATGCTGCCAAGATCTTCGCCTTCATGGACAAACATCTCGGGATCTCCAATGAtag AATGTTCATGGTGTTCCAGGACCTGGACACATCAACTGTTGGATACAAAGGAACAACATTCCATGAACTGTATGGCCGTTAA